In Rhinopithecus roxellana isolate Shanxi Qingling chromosome 16, ASM756505v1, whole genome shotgun sequence, a single genomic region encodes these proteins:
- the TOR1B gene encoding torsin-1B produces MLRAGWLRGAVVLALLLAARVVAAFEPITVGLAIGAASAITGYLSYNDIYCRFAECCREERPLNASALKLDLEEKLFGQHLATEVILKALTGFRNNKNPKKPLTLSLHGWAGTGKNFVSQIVAENLHPKGLKSNFVHLFVSTLHFPHEQKIKLYQDQLQKWIRGNVSACANSVFIFDEMDKLHPGIIDAIKPFLDYYEQVDGVSYRKAIFIFLSNAGGDLITKTALDFWRAGRKREDIQLKDLEPVLSVGVFNNKHSGLWHSGLIDKNLIDYFIPFLPLEYRHVKMCVRAEMRARGSAIDEDIVTRVAEEMTFYPKDEKIYSDKGCKTVQSRLDFH; encoded by the exons ATGTTGCGGGCTGGTTGGCTCCGGGGCGCCGTGGTGCTGGCGCTGCTGCTGGCGGCCCGAGTGGTGGCGGCGTTCGAGCCCATCACCGTGGGCCTCGCCATCGGGGCCGCGTCGGCCATCACCGGCTACCTGTCCTACAATGACATCTACTGCCGCTTCGCCGAGTGTTGCCGCGAGGAGCGGCCGCTCAACGCTTCGG CTCTCAAGCTGGATTTGGAGGAGAAGCTGTTTGGACAGCATCTGGCCACGGAAGTGATTCTCAAGGCGCTGACTGGCTTCAGGAACAACAAAAATCCCAAGAAACCTTTGACCCTTTCCTTACACGGCTGGGCTGGCACAGGCAAGAATTTTGTCAGTCAAATTGTGGCTGAAAATCTTCACCCAAAGGGCCTGAAGAGTAACTTTGTCCACCTGTTTGTATCGACTCTGCACTTCCCTCATGAACAGAAGATAAAACTGTACCAG GACCAGTTACAGAAGTGGATCCGCGGTAATGTGAGTGCATGTGCGAACTCTGTTTTCATATTTGACGAGATGGATAAATTGCACCCTGGGATCATTGACGCAATCAAGCCGTTTCTAGACTACTACGAGCAGGTTGACGGAGTGTCTTACCGCAAAGCCATCTTCATCTTTCTCAG CAATGCAGGCGGGGACCTTATAACTAAGACAGCTCTTGACTTTTGGCGGGccggaagaaagagggaagacaTTCAACTGAAGGACCTGGAACCTGTACTGTCTGTTGGAGTCTTCAATAATAAACACA GTGGCCTGTGGCACAGTGGACTGATCGACAAAAACCTCATTGATTACTTTATTCCCTTCCTGCCTTTGGAGTACAGACATGTGAAAATGTGTGTGAGGGCCGAGATGAGGGCCCGTGGTTCTGCTATAGATGAAGACATTGTCACAAGAGTGGCAGAGGAAATGACGTTTTACCCCAAAGACGAGAAAATCTACTCAGACAAGGGCTGCAAGACTGTGCAGTCGCGGCTTGATTTCCACTGA